From one Phocaeicola salanitronis DSM 18170 genomic stretch:
- a CDS encoding helix-turn-helix domain-containing protein, which yields MPYIDDELLEKMINTMAEGFARIEKKLERMNRQRDCLDGDQFLDNVDLAELLGVSQRTLARYREKGKIPYYCVDDNGRTLYLASEVRDFIKSRQKGKTMKPEKG from the coding sequence ATGCCTTATATAGACGATGAACTGCTGGAAAAGATGATTAATACGATGGCGGAAGGATTTGCGCGTATCGAAAAGAAGCTGGAACGCATGAACCGGCAACGGGACTGCCTGGACGGAGACCAGTTTCTGGACAATGTGGACTTGGCGGAACTGCTTGGCGTGTCGCAACGGACCTTGGCACGCTACCGGGAAAAAGGGAAAATACCTTATTATTGTGTGGATGACAACGGGCGGACACTTTACCTTGCTTCGGAAGTACGGGATTTCATCAAAAGCCGGCAGAAAGGGAAAACCATGAAACCTGAAAAGGGCTAG
- a CDS encoding PRTRC system ThiF family protein, protein MKKKKIHYTENYLLSPHHPVSVIVIGAGGTGSQVITSLARMDRALQALGHPGLYVTVYDPDAVSESNIGRQLFSEPEIGLNKAVALVTRINRFFGTAWTAEPRRYPMPETGKRKNRTANIIITCTDNVRSRLTLWRFLKPFRDSVHINETTPIYWMDFGNARTTGQVLVGTVRNKIYQPASEQYQPTPHLNVITEEVSYSTIDEKDSGPSCSLAEALEKQDLFINSMLAQAGCALLWKMIREGRTFYRGLYLNLDTMRMTAVPV, encoded by the coding sequence ATGAAGAAGAAAAAAATACATTATACCGAGAATTACCTGCTTTCTCCGCACCACCCGGTCAGCGTCATCGTCATCGGTGCCGGCGGTACAGGGTCACAGGTCATCACCTCATTAGCCCGTATGGACAGGGCCTTGCAGGCATTGGGGCATCCGGGGCTTTATGTTACCGTTTACGACCCTGATGCCGTGTCCGAATCCAACATCGGACGCCAGTTGTTTTCCGAGCCGGAAATCGGCCTGAACAAGGCGGTCGCGCTCGTCACCCGGATCAACCGTTTTTTCGGCACGGCATGGACAGCGGAACCCCGCCGTTATCCGATGCCTGAAACAGGGAAGAGAAAGAACCGTACGGCGAATATCATCATCACCTGTACCGATAATGTACGTTCCAGGCTTACGCTCTGGCGGTTTCTGAAACCTTTCAGGGACAGTGTCCATATCAATGAGACCACTCCGATTTACTGGATGGATTTCGGCAATGCCCGCACCACCGGGCAGGTACTGGTCGGTACCGTGCGCAACAAGATTTACCAACCCGCTTCGGAACAGTACCAACCTACACCGCACCTGAATGTCATTACTGAAGAGGTCAGCTATTCCACGATTGACGAGAAGGACTCCGGCCCGAGCTGTTCGCTGGCGGAAGCCCTGGAAAAGCAGGACCTTTTTATTAATTCCATGCTGGCACAGGCCGGTTGCGCATTGCTGTGGAAGATGATCCGGGAAGGACGTACATTCTATCGGGGGCTCTATCTCAATCTGGACACGATGCGCATGACTGCCGTCCCGGTTTGA
- a CDS encoding prokaryotic E2 ligase family D protein has translation MNELTTRLQEIMVPKAALIAYAYDSNTYRSNDKYHLELRPISPDGRMGAAIPVSHEFIGALADNYSADICRIPYGRIPPNLLECNSRKGHEKYVWYNPPGRHRMFFTGGLNIADGEFNLPGVVYKVEKEQMDIYAFKGDRPEERTELYRAPFFNVTQSKVCLGSTSLDVPQNPTYADWLAYWEKRFWTSEFSHLGGKVNPTRSNLVIVTENARNAPFNEEELQPLNIKLKDLLS, from the coding sequence ATGAATGAACTGACAACCAGATTGCAGGAAATCATGGTGCCGAAAGCGGCACTCATCGCTTATGCGTATGATTCCAATACTTACAGAAGCAATGACAAATACCATCTTGAACTGCGTCCCATCAGTCCCGACGGACGTATGGGAGCTGCCATTCCCGTCAGCCACGAATTTATCGGGGCTTTGGCGGACAACTATTCCGCTGATATATGCCGTATTCCGTACGGGAGGATTCCGCCGAACCTGCTGGAGTGCAATTCCCGGAAAGGGCATGAGAAGTATGTCTGGTACAACCCTCCGGGAAGGCACCGGATGTTTTTCACCGGAGGTCTGAACATCGCTGACGGGGAGTTCAATCTTCCGGGAGTTGTCTACAAGGTGGAAAAGGAACAGATGGATATCTACGCATTCAAGGGGGACAGGCCGGAAGAAAGGACGGAGCTTTACCGGGCACCGTTCTTCAACGTCACACAAAGCAAGGTCTGCCTGGGCAGCACCTCGCTGGACGTTCCGCAGAACCCGACCTATGCCGATTGGCTGGCATATTGGGAAAAGCGTTTCTGGACAAGCGAGTTTTCCCATTTAGGAGGGAAAGTCAACCCAACCAGGAGCAACCTGGTCATCGTCACCGAGAATGCCCGCAACGCTCCCTTCAACGAAGAGGAGCTGCAACCGTTAAATATCAAATTGAAAGATTTATTGTCATGA
- a CDS encoding PRTRC system protein C — protein sequence MALEVKGLKRVFKMKKTGTYLVLDDPNPEMAPADVMDFYSMTYPELTTANVHGPVIEEDCAVYEFKTTTGVKG from the coding sequence ATGGCACTTGAAGTCAAAGGACTCAAAAGAGTATTCAAAATGAAGAAAACAGGCACATACCTTGTTTTGGACGATCCGAACCCGGAAATGGCTCCGGCTGACGTAATGGATTTCTACTCCATGACCTATCCCGAACTGACCACGGCAAACGTACACGGCCCTGTCATAGAGGAGGACTGTGCGGTTTATGAGTTCAAAACGACCACCGGCGTAAAAGGATAA
- a CDS encoding PRTRC system protein E, which yields MFFEQIYQLISTGTDLSINIRRMNDKLNVAVMPRNNALKEEQQQHMVPLVLSGTPEELDREFLQAVMAPVKKALGILTNLEAFEKAAEKTASQAKPGKTVEKESKEAREKREKMEKLMKKADDTAAASRFSEAQTWLKQARLLATADKQKEIDAKMQEIQRKANAGSLFGAQEVGLEPPAQQPVPTPAPAQQASAQPHPVNGNPIQRTDAGPMSPHGAGRNAAVPPASVAQPAAQPIPPQPEYGWGAPYGQQPQTTPPQGFIPNGQPYPPYGQPVYPPYPGTYPYVQAQPSAPVQTSPNPPAAGRTPDFQPHPQEPAAPYSFDKEDEEDRELLREDPYAEYPDFPEENRMKDEAQQELELVCC from the coding sequence ATGTTTTTTGAACAGATTTACCAACTGATCAGCACAGGCACTGACCTGAGCATCAACATCCGCAGGATGAATGACAAATTGAATGTGGCGGTCATGCCCCGGAACAACGCCCTGAAAGAGGAACAGCAGCAACACATGGTGCCCCTCGTCCTTAGCGGGACACCTGAGGAACTGGACCGGGAGTTCCTGCAGGCGGTCATGGCACCGGTAAAGAAGGCGCTCGGCATCCTGACGAACCTGGAAGCTTTCGAGAAGGCGGCAGAAAAGACCGCTTCACAGGCCAAACCGGGAAAAACTGTCGAAAAAGAATCCAAAGAAGCCCGTGAAAAACGGGAGAAAATGGAAAAACTGATGAAGAAGGCGGACGATACGGCTGCGGCAAGCAGGTTTTCCGAAGCGCAGACCTGGTTAAAACAGGCACGTCTGCTTGCCACGGCTGATAAACAGAAAGAAATTGACGCCAAGATGCAGGAGATTCAGCGCAAGGCGAATGCCGGAAGTCTCTTCGGAGCGCAGGAAGTCGGGCTTGAACCGCCAGCACAGCAGCCTGTTCCGACTCCTGCTCCGGCACAACAGGCGTCCGCCCAGCCCCATCCGGTCAATGGCAATCCCATACAAAGGACTGATGCCGGACCGATGTCACCTCACGGAGCGGGCAGAAATGCCGCTGTTCCACCGGCATCGGTCGCACAGCCGGCAGCACAACCCATACCTCCGCAGCCGGAATACGGATGGGGAGCGCCGTACGGACAGCAGCCGCAGACAACGCCGCCACAAGGTTTTATCCCTAACGGACAGCCATACCCGCCTTACGGGCAGCCTGTATATCCCCCGTATCCGGGAACCTATCCGTATGTGCAGGCACAGCCGTCTGCCCCCGTACAGACATCGCCGAACCCTCCGGCAGCAGGCAGAACCCCGGATTTTCAACCCCACCCACAGGAGCCGGCAGCCCCTTACAGTTTTGACAAGGAAGATGAAGAGGACCGTGAACTGCTCCGTGAAGACCCTTATGCCGAATACCCGGATTTCCCGGAAGAGAACCGCATGAAGGACGAGGCGCAGCAGGAATTGGAACTGGTGTGCTGTTGA
- a CDS encoding DNA topoisomerase codes for MEHTLILTDKPEVGKTIARIIGADKRGNGYMAGGGYIVTWTFGNMLSLAMPKDYGKARVERKDFPLVPRPFQLMVKHVRTDNGWIPDINAVKQLKVIEKLLPECSRIIAATDASREGELLFRQLYRYLGCSLPVLRLWISSLTEQAVREGMKRMQPLEMYDGLFRAGDCRAKADWLLGMNASYALCRATGLGNHSLGRVQTPVLAAISGRYRDRENHIASDSWHIYVSTAKEGIPFKLRSVDTFHDRDRAGEFHRDCSHAGGLRITTVTRWVKELPPPALYSLGELQKDAGRYYGLTVCEVHDIAQSLYEKKLISYPRTSCRTLSPDVAAMLPDIMGKMLAWDGLKAYVQEAGIDPTCLPEHVVGYDSAAHPAIIATGVCPGRLELDRREMQVYLLVVGRMLETFMPPCKVECTTVDAVCAALRFRADTFRIVEQGWHGIFGRKGDIAPEDAVFLTLPDISAGETLPVPACSLVRRRSLPPPPYTDAQLVEYMEKAGLGTSSTRAAILHTLLDRKYIRYSGKYIVPTRKGLYIYETVRGMKIADPSLTSGWEAQLEDMEQGKLAQETFLKEVSRLAGEVTDEIFRLCGSKGEKSEDDTV; via the coding sequence ATGGAACATACACTCATATTGACAGACAAGCCCGAAGTGGGCAAGACAATAGCAAGAATCATAGGCGCGGACAAGCGCGGGAACGGATACATGGCAGGAGGCGGCTACATAGTGACCTGGACCTTCGGAAACATGCTTTCCCTGGCCATGCCGAAAGACTACGGCAAGGCACGTGTGGAGCGGAAGGACTTTCCGCTGGTGCCCCGGCCCTTCCAGCTGATGGTCAAGCATGTCCGTACAGACAACGGCTGGATTCCCGACATCAATGCGGTCAAACAGCTCAAGGTCATCGAGAAATTGTTACCGGAATGTTCCCGCATCATTGCCGCCACGGATGCTTCGCGCGAGGGTGAACTGCTGTTCCGGCAGCTTTACCGATATCTGGGATGCAGCCTGCCGGTACTCCGCCTCTGGATTTCCTCGCTTACGGAGCAGGCGGTGCGCGAGGGCATGAAGCGTATGCAGCCGTTGGAAATGTACGACGGCCTGTTTCGGGCGGGAGACTGCCGGGCAAAGGCAGACTGGCTGCTGGGCATGAACGCGAGCTATGCGCTCTGCCGGGCGACAGGCTTGGGCAACCATTCCCTGGGACGGGTGCAGACCCCCGTACTGGCCGCAATCAGCGGACGTTACCGGGACCGGGAGAACCACATAGCCTCAGACAGTTGGCACATTTATGTCAGTACCGCCAAGGAGGGCATCCCGTTCAAGCTGCGCAGCGTGGACACGTTTCACGACCGGGATCGTGCCGGGGAGTTCCATCGCGACTGCAGCCATGCCGGAGGTCTCCGCATCACAACCGTCACCCGGTGGGTCAAGGAACTTCCACCGCCTGCGCTGTACAGTCTGGGCGAACTGCAGAAGGATGCCGGCCGCTATTATGGATTGACAGTATGCGAAGTGCATGACATTGCACAGAGCCTGTATGAGAAGAAGCTCATCTCTTATCCGCGCACCTCCTGCCGTACCTTGTCGCCTGACGTTGCCGCCATGTTGCCGGACATTATGGGAAAGATGCTGGCTTGGGACGGTTTGAAAGCTTATGTACAGGAAGCGGGCATCGACCCTACGTGCCTGCCGGAACATGTTGTCGGATACGACAGCGCTGCCCATCCGGCCATCATCGCAACAGGAGTGTGTCCCGGAAGGCTCGAACTTGACCGGCGCGAGATGCAGGTCTACCTGCTTGTGGTTGGACGGATGCTTGAAACCTTCATGCCTCCTTGCAAGGTGGAGTGTACTACGGTAGATGCCGTATGTGCGGCACTCCGTTTCCGTGCAGACACTTTCCGGATAGTGGAACAAGGGTGGCACGGCATATTCGGCCGAAAGGGCGACATTGCCCCGGAAGATGCCGTTTTCCTGACCCTGCCCGATATTTCCGCCGGCGAGACTTTGCCGGTTCCGGCATGCAGCCTGGTGCGCCGGCGCAGCCTGCCGCCACCGCCCTATACCGATGCGCAGCTGGTGGAATATATGGAAAAGGCCGGGCTGGGTACGTCTTCTACCCGTGCGGCTATTCTCCACACGTTGCTTGACCGCAAATACATCCGTTATTCGGGCAAATACATCGTTCCCACACGCAAAGGGCTGTATATCTACGAGACGGTACGCGGCATGAAGATTGCCGATCCGTCCCTCACTTCCGGCTGGGAAGCGCAACTGGAAGACATGGAACAAGGCAAACTCGCCCAGGAAACATTTTTGAAGGAGGTGTCCAGGCTGGCGGGCGAGGTGACGGATGAGATTTTCCGTCTGTGCGGTTCCAAGGGAGAAAAATCCGAAGATGATACCGTTTAA
- a CDS encoding DUF4099 domain-containing protein, which translates to MGKKSNCIFSETDMDWTRLQSFGISRQQLEDSGNLDPLLSGEETAVLSVHLRTALIDLTMDATIRLVRSTDGNALMEINGVSPDNGSFEE; encoded by the coding sequence ATGGGAAAGAAAAGCAACTGTATTTTTTCAGAAACCGACATGGACTGGACACGGCTTCAGTCTTTCGGAATCAGCAGACAGCAACTGGAAGACAGCGGCAATCTTGATCCGCTCCTTTCCGGAGAGGAGACAGCCGTCCTGTCCGTCCATTTGAGAACGGCCCTCATCGACCTGACGATGGATGCCACCATCCGCCTCGTGCGCAGTACGGACGGAAATGCGCTCATGGAAATCAACGGGGTCAGCCCTGATAACGGATCTTTTGAAGAATAA
- a CDS encoding DUF3945 domain-containing protein — translation MTQKREMEKEPKTKRTRKAAAKPAAESAPYVEQVSELLMVHNKNDPKAGVQTVSEADEKGNCKTVPADEKHENEFLKFDKNSSILENFIKNFWSQFREPTHFHLIRLTFQDYKRNRQAIKDLAEGKQTDAVKEFLKHYEIRPKKQKEEQNKNLKQDATMAKKQTVNEQPAAAPQYAEQHTEVQQAAQQQAQQPVQEEQPQGPSYRYNENMIDWEGLKNIGVSKDMLERMGVLDGMLKGYKTNKLVQLSLNLPGLATVRMDARLSFMSNPNGEVTLGIHGIRREPELERPYFGHIFTEEDKRNLRESGNLGRVVNLDFRNNGNAEPCLVSLDKVTNELVAVRQEHVFIPDEIKGVKLEPDEIARLKNGEAVYVDGMTSKNGKEFNATIQYSAERRGIEYIFPKDQVFNQQTLGGVKLSPEQLKMLSEGHTILVEDMKRSNGTTFSSFVTQDPETSQLKYTRHNPETGEIYIPKEINEVRLTPEDREALRKGQPVFLENMISRDGREFSSFVRLNMNNGYPQYSRTPDGFSEQQEARIPAEVYGKVLSAKERADLQDGKAVLLSGLKGKNGKEFSSYAKVNPSTGILNFYQENPDRKRNISRNAAQAETTQSQQQKRSAKQAV, via the coding sequence ATGACACAGAAAAGAGAAATGGAAAAAGAACCCAAAACGAAGCGTACCCGCAAAGCTGCCGCCAAACCGGCAGCAGAGTCCGCGCCCTATGTGGAGCAAGTCAGCGAACTGCTGATGGTCCACAATAAGAATGACCCGAAGGCTGGTGTCCAGACAGTCAGCGAGGCAGATGAAAAAGGCAACTGCAAGACTGTGCCTGCTGATGAAAAGCATGAGAACGAGTTCCTGAAGTTCGACAAGAATTCGAGCATACTCGAAAATTTCATTAAGAATTTCTGGAGCCAGTTCCGTGAACCGACCCACTTCCACCTGATTCGCCTGACTTTTCAGGATTACAAGCGTAACAGGCAGGCCATAAAGGATTTGGCGGAAGGAAAACAGACGGATGCAGTGAAAGAGTTCCTCAAGCACTACGAGATCCGTCCGAAAAAGCAGAAGGAGGAACAAAACAAGAATCTAAAACAAGATGCGACAATGGCAAAGAAACAGACAGTGAACGAACAGCCGGCGGCAGCGCCTCAGTATGCCGAACAGCACACCGAAGTACAGCAGGCCGCGCAACAGCAGGCGCAGCAGCCCGTACAGGAAGAACAGCCACAGGGACCGTCCTACCGGTATAACGAGAACATGATAGACTGGGAAGGGCTGAAAAATATCGGAGTGTCCAAAGATATGCTGGAACGTATGGGAGTGCTTGACGGCATGCTCAAGGGGTACAAGACCAACAAGCTGGTGCAGCTGTCATTGAACCTGCCCGGGTTGGCGACCGTCCGCATGGATGCCCGCCTTTCCTTCATGAGCAACCCGAACGGCGAGGTAACGCTGGGCATTCACGGCATCCGCAGGGAACCGGAACTGGAACGCCCCTATTTCGGGCATATCTTTACGGAAGAGGACAAGAGGAACCTGCGTGAGTCGGGCAACCTGGGGCGTGTGGTAAACCTGGACTTCCGGAACAACGGCAATGCCGAACCCTGCCTGGTCTCGCTGGACAAGGTGACGAACGAACTGGTGGCGGTACGTCAGGAGCATGTGTTCATTCCGGATGAAATCAAGGGGGTGAAACTGGAACCTGACGAGATTGCCCGCCTGAAAAACGGGGAGGCCGTCTATGTGGACGGCATGACGTCCAAAAACGGCAAGGAGTTTAACGCCACCATCCAGTACAGCGCGGAACGCAGGGGCATCGAATATATTTTCCCGAAGGACCAGGTGTTCAACCAGCAGACGTTGGGAGGCGTCAAGCTCTCGCCCGAACAGCTCAAGATGCTCAGCGAAGGGCACACCATCCTGGTGGAGGATATGAAACGCAGCAACGGAACCACATTCTCGTCCTTTGTGACACAGGACCCGGAAACCAGCCAGCTGAAGTACACGCGCCACAATCCGGAAACGGGTGAGATCTACATCCCGAAAGAAATCAACGAAGTCCGCCTGACACCGGAAGACAGGGAGGCATTGCGCAAAGGCCAGCCCGTTTTCCTGGAGAACATGATTTCACGCGACGGCAGGGAGTTTTCCTCTTTTGTGCGCCTGAACATGAACAACGGGTATCCGCAGTATTCGCGCACGCCGGACGGATTCAGCGAGCAGCAGGAAGCCAGGATTCCTGCGGAAGTCTACGGCAAAGTGCTTTCGGCCAAGGAACGGGCGGACCTGCAGGACGGCAAGGCGGTGCTTCTTTCCGGCCTGAAAGGAAAAAACGGAAAGGAGTTTTCCTCCTATGCCAAAGTCAATCCGAGCACCGGCATCCTGAATTTCTACCAGGAAAATCCGGACCGGAAACGGAACATCTCACGAAACGCGGCACAGGCTGAGACCACCCAGTCCCAGCAACAGAAACGCAGTGCAAAACAGGCAGTCTGA
- a CDS encoding sigma-54-dependent transcriptional regulator: MRVIVIEDNILFCDYICGYLQKAGWKTVKIHHLAQARKFMLSSLGEEDTLLADLRLPDGESTSLLEWMRKQGYSQPFIIMTQYEDIHAAIHAMKLGAEDYILKPLIEDKLLPVMEKIRSRNLSFSKVIYERKSKAFNELYHYIRLVAPTDMSVLIWGETGTGKEHLAGNIHRQSLRANKPYVTVDCGMLPKELAASAFFGHVKGAFTGALKEKAGYFQEAHGGTLFIDEVENLPLETQQMLLRAMEERRYRPVGGGQDRRSDVRIIAATNENLHKAVAEKRFRADLLYRLQDFTMTVPALCHCPEDILPLADFFRRQYSEKWQLEVSDFDEPAKRMLLEHSWPGNVRELKQVVQAAVVLSEGQCISSRYLKITPTLGPETMKVGRNSKKMQSLLQEEEQAEQQIRQAIAESNGNLTQAAALLGISRPTLYKKMNRYGISNQ; the protein is encoded by the coding sequence ATGAGGGTGATAGTTATAGAGGATAACATATTGTTCTGCGATTATATTTGTGGTTATTTGCAAAAGGCGGGATGGAAAACAGTAAAAATCCATCACCTTGCGCAGGCAAGAAAATTTATGCTCTCTTCTCTGGGTGAAGAAGATACCCTCTTGGCCGATTTGAGATTGCCGGACGGTGAAAGCACATCTTTACTGGAATGGATGCGGAAACAGGGATATTCCCAACCTTTTATCATCATGACACAGTATGAGGATATACATGCGGCAATCCATGCGATGAAGTTAGGAGCCGAGGACTATATACTGAAACCGTTGATAGAAGACAAGTTGCTGCCTGTAATGGAAAAAATAAGGAGCAGGAATCTATCGTTTTCCAAAGTGATATACGAACGGAAAAGCAAAGCGTTCAATGAATTGTACCATTACATCCGTTTGGTTGCACCTACGGATATGTCCGTGCTTATCTGGGGGGAAACGGGAACCGGAAAGGAACATTTGGCCGGCAATATACACAGGCAAAGTTTGCGGGCCAATAAGCCTTATGTGACAGTTGATTGCGGTATGTTACCCAAAGAACTTGCCGCATCCGCTTTTTTCGGTCATGTTAAGGGGGCTTTTACAGGAGCCTTGAAAGAAAAGGCCGGATATTTCCAGGAAGCGCATGGCGGCACATTGTTTATTGATGAGGTGGAGAATCTTCCGCTTGAGACACAGCAGATGCTGTTACGTGCCATGGAAGAACGCAGGTATCGGCCGGTAGGAGGCGGACAGGACAGGAGGTCAGACGTACGCATCATTGCGGCTACCAATGAAAACCTGCACAAGGCAGTGGCGGAAAAGCGTTTCCGGGCAGACCTCCTTTATCGTTTGCAGGACTTTACGATGACGGTGCCTGCGCTGTGCCACTGCCCTGAAGATATTCTTCCGTTGGCTGATTTTTTCCGGCGACAATATAGTGAAAAATGGCAGCTGGAAGTTTCTGATTTTGACGAGCCGGCTAAAAGAATGTTGTTGGAACATAGCTGGCCGGGCAATGTGCGTGAATTGAAACAAGTGGTTCAGGCAGCGGTGGTGCTAAGTGAAGGGCAATGTATTTCTTCCAGGTACTTGAAGATAACCCCGACTTTAGGACCGGAAACAATGAAAGTCGGTAGGAATAGTAAGAAAATGCAGTCTCTCTTACAGGAAGAAGAGCAAGCAGAACAACAGATAAGGCAGGCAATTGCCGAATCAAACGGGAATTTGACCCAGGCAGCGGCATTGTTGGGAATCAGCCGCCCGACACTGTACAAAAAGATGAATCGCTATGGTATATCAAATCAATAA
- a CDS encoding hybrid sensor histidine kinase/response regulator, with the protein MKISLYPRSLLAKIAVGYAVILLIIGSIIYTGIYEWKERKVREQEVRQISSRKQEIHDVYVRMLELSSFSETFIEWETEDLQAYHRQRLSVDSLLCNLKGWLVDAHLDSIRRLWEDKEQLMGQYMVTVRMKEDMDRKIARQIPEIARQSMLDDSNKKRNFWKRLFRKRKNDRPSSTASRLYDLDRNVVDRQQEYTRRLLGQADSLAGKNRELNGQLRAMLRYMDRTLLKELKQREDRIAEAEKRSFATTSGQIAIMVLLLGVSYAVIHRDMARINRYKRQLEKTVGQLEKTVSENKVLIEARKRIMLTVTHDLRTPLTAIGGNIELLLTEENKAKREEYIRTIRQVTDRMASMLAGLLDFFRLESNKEKPNPVPFRIQSITDALQAEFMPLAIEKGLRFEVENGCDAVVVGDKKRILQIGANLLSNAVKFTSQGKITLRTDFSGGVLSLEVEDTGTGISEEEQMRIFTAFERLPNAVTVEGVGLGLAIVKGLAELLGGKIKLNSRLEKGTCFTFLLPLSLAEEMPMESGEKISRVLPFTVLALDNDEVLLAMMKEMFIRQGVQCTVCANVRDMIEHLRYQNYDVLITDLKMPQMNGFDVLKLLRMANVGNSRTIPVIAATATGGDISGLSEAGFVACLRKPFSADELMRVCVGCLGNKRQEERVDFYALLKCSNGREMLDTLIRQTRDDMDAMRKCLEKEDRKALNDWIHHLSSSWEMIHAAKSLREMYEKLHQMPECTHEELVLAFQNIIDKGREIIKLAQQTIQAYEGDSYRG; encoded by the coding sequence ATGAAAATCAGTTTGTACCCCCGGTCTCTTCTGGCAAAGATTGCTGTAGGATATGCCGTTATACTTTTAATCATAGGAAGTATTATATATACAGGTATTTATGAATGGAAAGAGCGCAAAGTAAGGGAACAGGAAGTCAGACAGATCAGTAGCCGTAAACAGGAGATACATGATGTATATGTTAGGATGCTCGAACTTTCTTCCTTCTCGGAAACTTTCATAGAATGGGAAACGGAGGACTTACAGGCTTACCATAGGCAAAGGCTGTCTGTTGATAGTCTTTTGTGCAACCTCAAAGGTTGGTTGGTCGATGCGCATCTTGACAGCATCCGCAGATTATGGGAAGATAAAGAACAACTTATGGGGCAATACATGGTGACGGTACGTATGAAAGAGGACATGGACAGGAAGATTGCCCGGCAGATACCGGAAATAGCTCGTCAAAGTATGCTGGATGATAGTAATAAGAAGCGTAACTTTTGGAAAAGACTCTTCAGAAAGCGGAAGAATGACAGGCCTTCCTCTACGGCTTCCCGCTTGTACGATTTGGACAGAAATGTTGTAGATAGGCAACAGGAATACACGCGCAGGCTATTAGGGCAGGCGGATAGTCTTGCGGGAAAAAACAGGGAACTGAACGGACAGCTGAGGGCTATGCTCAGATACATGGACAGAACACTTTTGAAAGAACTGAAACAGAGAGAAGACAGGATAGCTGAGGCAGAAAAGCGTTCTTTTGCCACTACCAGTGGGCAAATCGCAATCATGGTGCTGCTGCTTGGAGTATCGTATGCAGTTATACATCGGGATATGGCACGTATCAATAGGTATAAAAGACAACTGGAAAAAACGGTCGGGCAACTGGAAAAGACCGTTTCTGAAAACAAGGTCTTGATTGAAGCCCGGAAAAGGATCATGCTGACTGTTACTCATGATTTACGTACGCCGCTTACTGCCATCGGTGGCAATATTGAACTGCTTTTAACAGAAGAAAACAAGGCTAAACGGGAGGAATACATCAGGACGATACGCCAAGTTACAGACCGTATGGCTTCCATGTTGGCCGGACTGCTGGATTTTTTCAGGTTGGAAAGCAATAAGGAAAAGCCGAACCCGGTTCCTTTCAGGATTCAAAGCATTACCGATGCATTGCAAGCAGAATTTATGCCTTTGGCTATCGAAAAGGGATTGAGGTTTGAGGTGGAGAATGGCTGTGATGCCGTAGTGGTGGGCGACAAGAAGCGGATTCTCCAGATTGGTGCCAATTTATTGTCCAATGCGGTTAAGTTCACTTCACAAGGCAAGATAACCCTTCGAACTGACTTTTCAGGCGGAGTCTTGTCTTTGGAAGTTGAAGATACAGGCACAGGAATCAGTGAGGAAGAACAGATGCGCATCTTTACAGCTTTTGAAAGGTTGCCGAATGCCGTTACCGTGGAAGGAGTCGGATTAGGACTGGCTATCGTAAAAGGGCTGGCGGAATTGCTGGGTGGAAAAATAAAATTGAATAGCCGGCTGGAAAAAGGAACTTGCTTTACGTTCTTGCTTCCTTTATCTCTAGCGGAAGAGATGCCTATGGAAAGCGGAGAAAAAATTTCAAGGGTGCTTCCGTTTACGGTATTGGCATTGGACAACGATGAGGTATTGTTGGCCATGATGAAGGAAATGTTTATCCGTCAGGGAGTACAATGTACCGTGTGCGCAAACGTGCGGGACATGATCGAACACTTACGATACCAGAATTATGATGTATTGATTACTGACTTGAAAATGCCACAGATGAATGGGTTTGATGTGCTTAAATTATTGCGGATGGCAAATGTCGGCAATTCACGTACGATTCCGGTCATCGCAGCTACAGCAACCGGAGGCGATATTTCCGGCTTGTCTGAGGCTGGGTTTGTTGCTTGCTTGCGAAAGCCGTTCTCCGCAGATGAACTGATGCGGGTATGTGTAGGATGTCTGGGAAATAAGAGGCAGGAAGAGCGGGTGGATTTTTACGCATTATTAAAATGTAGTAACGGACGGGAAATGCTTGATACGCTGATCCGCCAGACACGTGATGATATGGATGCGATGAGGAAATGTTTGGAGAAGGAAGACCGGAAGGCTTTGAACGATTGGATACATCATTTGAGCAGTTCTTGGGAAATGATCCATGCGGCCAAATCGCTACGCGAAATGTATGAAAAACTCCATCAGATGCCGGAATGCACGCATGAGGAGCTTGTTTTGGCATTTCAAAATATAATAGATAAAGGAAGAGAAATAATTAAGTTGGCACAACAAACTATACAGGCTTATGAGGGTGATAGTTATAGAGGATAA